The genomic stretch tttgaagaagaagaaaacactATGATTCCAGGCGCATGGGTTGAGGACTAGACAAGTTACATGCGCCTAGAGATAACCGGATGTGGAGATGAATAGCCACGGCCAGGACGAGCCGCTGTTGAACACAATTGTACACATAGACAGCGAGTGTTGCTTTATTGAGATTTGTTACTTTCAAACGAAAAAAACAGTAGACAAGAGAACGAACGGGAAACACGGACACAGGTAGCTGTTCAGCGTCTACACAATGCTACTCTCCGGCAGCAAGACACATTTTAGCCGCGTGAAACGTCATATCACTTTGATGATGCTATCAACAAAACGTTGCATGTGGTAACTCAGTACAGTACCCCGCATGGCGGGGACCTTCGACTGGAGGCATGCCATGTCATGCAGGGAAGGTGCACGACTCAGCTCGTCCTGCTCGAAGTTATTTAAACCTTTGATCTGAAGCTTTATTTTACATCTTTTCATCCCAAATAACAAAAACTCATTTATTTACTCATTTCAGTTATGATGGCTGCAACTCGACCCGCAAAGAAGGCTGGCAGCTGGTATGAGAAAGAGGCCAAGGTGTTGAAGAGTGAGCTTGAAAGATACCTAGCGGCTGTGCCGGAGAGCATCGATGGAGTTCCTGTGCCCATTCCTGGAGCTCGCGTTGTGATTGCACCGTGAGTTTACTCATCCAACGCACCGGATGGGTTATCAGCTAATAACACTGTTTATCAGTCATGCAGGATACAGCTACTCGGGCCCGTGTGCTGCTTGGGCATACAAGACCCTTGATTTAAGCAACGCCAAGCGAGTGTTTGTGTTGGGTCCATCCCACACGTACTATCTAGAAGGCTGCGCAGCTACTACTTTCGGCAAATACGCTACGCCTTTCGGTGATCTCACGATCGACCAAGAACTGGCCAACAAGATCCgtgatgatgctgaactGGAAGATATGCCCCAGAGAAACGAGATCAACGAACACTCTTTGGAGATGCACATGCCGTACCTATACCTCCGCTGCGAGCAGACTTTTGGTTCGCCAGGCGATTTTCCCACGATTGTGCCCATGTTGATTGGCAGTAACACCGgggccgaggagaagatgtaCGGACGGGTCCTAGTGCCTTACCTTAAGGACCCAAGCAATGCTTTTATCATCAGCTCCGACTTTTGTCATTGGGGCGATAACTTCAGCTACCAGGTATACTCGCCGGACAACAACCCAGCAAATCTCGTCAACTTGCGTGTTTCCGATCGGGCCCCTACCGAGCCTCCTATCCATGAGACGATTCGTGTGATCGATGAGGCCGCCATGGAAGCCGTTAAGAGCGGCAGCCATGACGATTTCCTAGCTACCctcaagcaaacaaagaaTACAGTCTGCGGCAGACATCccattggagtcatgatggccGCTTTGGAGCTGTTGGGCAAGGAGCCTGAACGTATGGGCAAAGGACGCTTTAGCGTCATCAAGTATGATCGAAGCAACTTGGTCGAGAAGCCGTCTGATATGAGTGTGAGCTACGTTTCCGCCTATGCTGTACTCTAAGGGGCGCTCAGCATGACTACAGGAGTGTGATTTTCGGGAGAACAGAAAGCTTGTTGAAATTGAACGATTGTTTGGAGTTTGGTTGGGATAGAAGCAGCAACGAGTTATGAGcacttgatgttgaagaggagTTATCAAGGCTAGAGTATTTGCCCAGTCCATTTGGAGTCGCTAGAAAATACGAGAACcccatttgatggtttatacaacgtttaaaaaaaaacagatTGCCTTACGAGAACCCCATATTATTAATCGTCAAACTAGTATTTTCGGAGCCAACCTAGACGGAGTCTGTTGGAAACAGAGTTGGTGGAGTGTCAGCTTGTGATGCGTTGTAAGTTTCTGCGGCTGAGATGTAAGACGGCTGAACGGCTTCAAGGCGTGAAGCATACATATGTATGTACGGATCTCCGCACGTAAGACGAATGGTGGAGTAAACCAAAGATCCTTGACGAGAGAAGATTACGAGAGGCATTGGCTATTCGTATTATGGGATTATTAGTGGCAACTATGTATGATGCTATGCATTCGGCTGACAATGGCTCGAGTTGCCCATCGTGTACTCTATATCTTTAGTTGACATCAATAAGGCGGTATAGATTCACATGAATGATCGTCTCTACTTTAAATTGAAGAACCGgattctcatctcatctcattcgGAAAATATGTACCACAAATAGCTCACGAACAAATGATTGGCTTCCCTTGGCAATGTCGCTACGAGCCACTGTTGACCCACGCGGCGAAGCTTAACTTGGGGTCATTCGAGACCCCTCCCTTGTCTCTGAGTCTGAAATGGGTGGACGCCATTTTTGCTGAGCTGAGGCTCACTCCAACTAGGTAGTCTGTGTCTACGGAACATCTGGTGCGCAAGATTCATCAATTGGTGATTCAGAGTTTGGagatcttggcgatgatgtcggATAGGGCCGAAGATGCGGATCATTGGACATAAAACACCAGACTTGTTACAGATTTTGCGGTTCAGACTCTTGACGATCCAAGGATGAATGGGCAGCAACCGCTCAAAGGTGAAACAGTGGGGAAGGCATCGCCAATGAAGAGAGACATGGGAGGAGGACTGTAGTTATTTAGGGATCAACCCCTTGTCTGAGGGAGGTGAATAGAATAAGCCAAACATAGAGGATGCTACTATACTGGTAGTGCTGTCGCGAATGATTTTGTCTTTCCATCACGCCCTAAACCACATTCATGTTAAGCTCATTTATAGCCCTGGTGCTACTGCAggtctctctctccttctggATCCAATTGAATGTGCTGTGTCGCATGATTGTCCAGACTCTTAAAGTGTTTCTGGCTGTTGCATCTCTGGTTTTGAGCACACCGAATACCACGTCGCCTGCGTTTTGACCAAGACATGACTAGACCATGTATGACGATGgagacaaacaacaacatgatCAGATCTCTTACGTAGGTAAAGCCCTGACTGGAATTTACATGTTAGGATACCAACGATTGGAccctgcatcatcatcaaggggCAATCTTGTATGTACCTACGGAGTAAGCAAGCCTtggggtatcagaaaagcTGGAAACAAagagcacaagagacaaaattatgAGGTCAGCTTGTGCTATAGTAATCACCCTTTTAGGctgttttattttatactctAAAACATAGAGGCcatcttttctgttacccactGCCTCCTAGGCAAGGTGCGGCTTGCTCAACAGGGCTAAGCTAAGGCTAAGCTAAGGTCAAGTGTAATCTTCTAGGGCCGCTAATGGCAGTGAGCGGCGTCCCTCAAGCGCCCTTGATACCCCCCGGACCCGCTAATTACTCAGTGGCTAAGTGCTATGCTATGCTGTCCGGGCTAGGTACTgtcactgccactgccacttTCACTACAACCTTTGGATGCACAATCTCGCACTCGGCCTCGCTCGCTCTCTCCCCCATTCCTTACTGGGCTCTTCCTTGTAAACTCCCGTCACGTCTCATTTCCAGATCCTTGAATcttcttgtttttctttaaGCTtacaccctcctccttctctctttcatACTTTTTTACCCTATTTGCCatctgtttttcttttttaaacCTTTTCGTATCTGTGTCGACCTACTCCACTAAAAAAAAGGACCTTGTTTCTCCTTGATTACCTATTCTTACTCTCACTCTTACATCTACTCCTTTCTCCTTGCTGCGCGACGAGAACCAGTCAACTTTAATATCGTAACACGGACACGACACCGGACTACCACAAGAGAAGAGATATCATCGCAATCAATTGATCGGATACGAAAGCCCTCAACAAGACGAGGTGATATTGCACAAAGAATCACATTCCACATTCTTTCAGAGCTCCAGCTCAGTCGTTACAATGAGTGTTAGTTGCGCCTCCTATCCAGCCCGCCCTCGCCTTACTCCTGTCTTGATGTCGCTTCAATCTTCGGATGTTCCACAATCGGCGCAAAAGAAGCTTGTTTCTGCACATAATTTCACTCGCTCTCTAGCTATTTGTACACTGCTAACATTTCAATAGTACGGGTATGTTCTAGATCAGCTTCAGTCGCGCGACTCCTCCCGACCAATCTATTAACTCGCGTCCTAGATACGGAAGACAAAATCCTTACGATTCCCCTGACCAGGGCTACGGCGGTAATAACGGTTATGGCAACGGTGGTGGTTACAACAGCCCGCAAGCTCAGGGCTATGGTGGTGAGACTTCCCAACTTTGTTTATCCGTTCTCTTGTACCATTTACTGACATGATTTGAGGGATAGGTAGCGTCGAAATGGAGCCCCTTGCTCACAACGGTAGCTCCTTTGCTCAAAGTGACCCCAACGCTATTCTTAATGAGTGCCGTGATATCGACCGTGGAATCGACACCGTTGAGCAGAACCTCGAGCAGCTTCGTATGATCCAGCAGCGAACCCTCGACGATGCCGACAGCTCGGGCTCCAGTGCCGCCAACCGTCAGCTCGACGCTCTTTCTACTGAGACCATGTCGCTTTACCGTGAGCTTACCGAGCGAGTTCGCACCATCAAGTCCAGTCCCGAGGCCAGCTCTGCCAAGAACAACCCTCATGTTACTCGTATTGATCGCCGCCTCAAGGCTGCCATTACCCAGTACCAGCAGGTCGAGTCGCAGTTCCGAAAGCGAACCCAGGACCAGATGGCCCGTCAGTACCGTATCGTTCGCCCCGACGCCTCTGAGCAGGAGATCCAGGCCGCTGTTGAGGACACAACTGGTGGTCAGGTTTTCAGCCAGGCCATGATGCAGAGTGACCGTCAGGGTCGCGCCCGTGCTGCCCTGAGCGCCGTTCAAGACCGTCACCAGGCCCTTCAGAAGATCGAGCAGCAGATGGTCGAGTTGGCACAGCTCTTCCAGGACATGGACACTCTCGTTGTTCAGCAGGAGGCTGCCGTCACCCAGATTGAGCAGAAGGGCGAGGAGGTTGTCGAGAACCTCGACAAGGGTAACGAGGAGATTGGTGTGGCTGTCAACACTGCCCGCAAGACtcgcaagaagaagtggatcTGCCTGGGTATCTGTGGTATGTATTTCCGGCCAGAACTTGTCGCTCAGCGATTTGCTAACTTTACAATCCAGTGGCTATTATTGTCGTTATTGTCATTATCGTCCTCATCTACATCTTTGTTATCAAGGgacagaacaacaacaacaacaacaatggtaacaacaacaagaggcGAGCCATCGAGGCTGCTTCTGACGCTATCATGCACACAGCTGTCATGCCCTCCCGTCTAGCTCGTCGCGTCGCTGGCGGCAACGAGGCCGCTTCTCTCATCAGCAGTGTCGCAGGAAGAATCCATATGCCCCAGCTACCGAACAACTAATTGTTCAAGGTGGACGGAGAATCATAAGCTCATTGTATTCGAACCATGTATAAGGCGACTTCCTTTTCTACTCGGGATATCTATACGCCAAACAACGACAAGCTTCGAATCGGAGGGAATTAAAAAGCAGTGTCAGgctgtgtttgttttgtcttttttttttgcgtATTCCCATTGGATTATAACTGCTGCTATAGCCCGATAGCCtgtatgttttttttgttgataCAACCGGGGTTTGAATCTGCCGCTGTCTGGGCTTGGTTTTTCTTTTATCAATTGCATTTGCTAGGGGCGTTTATAGTATGAGCTTTTAATCACATTTCCCTATTTCAACTGCTCTTTGCAAAACTAATGCGTGTGGTGATTCAAGACTCTCGAATGGGTATATCTCAATGGCGGCAGCATTCTAAGAAGTCGGGGTGATAATTTATGTAATAATATACAAGAGCGTCAGGATCCGTACATCTAGTACGATTCAGCAAGCTCGTCAAACAAATTCCATACGCCAAGAGCCATACCCAAAGGTGTCTGGTCCACCTGAAACTGATAACCCACAAAATGTTGGAAGTGGTGTTGTTTTATGTTGCCCAAGCTTTAGTTTTATTGAGTCGCCATCTGATAATATATTAGCATCAGCACGTAAAATACAAGAACGGGTTATAGCTTACCAGGTCATGCTGGCAGCATGTCTTTGTCCATATGTTGAGACACGAGTCTCAAAGGCGATTCAAAGTCTCCAACACAATCATCActcttcttcagccttggcttttccctttcccttgtcgtcttcgtaATCTAGAATCGCTTCATCGGGTGcacttccatcatcttctacTGACTGACTCTGATCGTTCTCTCCCATAACCATACGCCTCTTCTCACTCTCGTCAACAACTTTCTTTAACACCCCCATGCGTCTCCGAAAGTCCTCTGCCAAAACATCAGCATCCTCACCTCCGATAGCGCCGCTTCCGGAATTAGGCAGGGAATCAGGTCGCGCCTCAACAGGTTCGCGCTCGACGCCTTCGACGCGGAGTATCGCGCCTCCGCTCTCGTCGCCCTCGCCCTGCTGCACTGCAACGCTGGACTCTGTCACGGCAAACTCGGGCGTCAGGCTGGATGCCCATGACACGGCCCAGCGGTTAGCAGAGCCTTCGGGGGCAGGGGCGAGATCTACGACGAGGGCGCGGTGGGATGGATCATGAGAGGGTGCTGAGAGGATGGACTGGTCGTCGTCTGAGAAGAGGTAGTGAATGCGCGGATGAACGGTGGTATTCGTagttgagtttgtcaatAGTGTGAAGAGCGGTTCGAAGGAGGGCATCCCAGTCTCGACCGGATCAGCCTGGTCGACGGCGGGAGGAGATTGTTCGTGCGAGAGTCCGATATCCGGACCACCCTTGATGGACGGCGAAAGCCCATCTGCAGGAGACGCATCCCTATCGGTAGTAGACATTGTGACGAGAGGTAGGTTGTGCTGTTGAGCTTCTAAAGTGGCAGGGATAAAGCGACCGAGCCAGAAGCATCTTTACTTCCACTGGATCGTTCTTGCTAACAACAAGCTGTTTGAGCTGTCTAAAGTTGGTTGTACATAGATCGAGGATGAAATGATGGGATGACGGAGGGAGCTATGAGggcttatcttatcagcaCGTGGGTACTTTGGTGTATAAGTGGTGATCTGCCTGATTAAATGACAAACGAGATGCAATTTGTacgagatgagattggaTATAGATCACATCTTCAATTCATTCTGACAAAGTTCTGGCCGTTTTTGGAGTCTTTGTTTGTGGCTCAACGTTGTTAAAGGTTAACTTGGAGCTGCATATGCAGTATGCATGGAGAGCAGTATCGTGACTTGACATGTGACTGACTGAATGTCTGGAACCAGCCACCTGCAAAACATAGGTAATCTTCAgtatctacctaggtacgTAGACAGAGCACTAACACGGGAAGCAGATATTTGATTCAGATCTTCATTTAGAGCAACGTCATAATCGCAGGGTCCATATGTGCAAAGACAATCCGGTGTGTTTATGTCAGATGATGCTTCATGGTCGCCAACATGGCCAAAAGTTTAGCCTGGACCCTGTATCTGGCAACTCGCTGCagataataatttataatatttcttagTACTGGTATTCTAATAATAATTCGGTTTCTTCATACACCGCGGTTTAAGAGTCTGCATCTTCATGCACTCTGACGTCTCTTGTCACCCATGACTTGTTCGTTTATTGCCCGATATGGCTTTGGTTTCCTGCAGCCCTGACTTGTTCAACACCCTTTTGAAAAATTTATATTACACTTGACTCAACAGTCATAGCCTCCTACGTTCCTCGTGGTTAAATCGTACTAATTTGGTTTAACAACGAGTCGTGTGCTGGAAAAAGGGTGGCTGTGAACTTATGAAAAATGTTGATTGAGTTGGGCAGAGTTAGGCACCTAGAGCCTTCACTAACCCAGCTTCCCAAACTAACGCCGGCCCCGTCTATTGAATCTATCTATGCATGTTCCCACGATGGCTGTATCATTGCCTCTATTTTTGGGTCTTTCCTGAAGACCTTCCCTTTCCCGACCATGATTTCGTTCCCGTGATATCGTGACAAAAGAAATCTATAACAAATAGTAACACCACACCAGTATGTGCCCGCTCTGCAGGCAAATAAAACGCCACGTCGCTAAACGCCCAGTATGCAAAAATGCAGAGTGTAATCGAACAAGAAGCGGTAAAGACTTTTCAGGACGAAGACGAATGCAGGGCACGGAAGCCAGCCGCAACCAAACTTCTCGACTTGTCCTTGGAATCAGCTGGAGCATTCCAGTAAAAGAGTCCCTGTAAACTCATTGTTAGCGGTCTGCCATCAATATCAGATGGTACGATGTCGGTATTGTGCCCAAGACACTAcagccttcatcatccacagTTGGGCTACTCACACCTAGTCCCTTTTGCTTACAGAAGCccgccttcatcttgacggtGTCCGGGTTGTCGTACGTCACGAAGCCACCATCTGCTCCCATGCATTGTGCTGCCACATGGCGTTTGTCAACGACCTCCTTGCAGCCCTTGCGTGGGAGCTGGTTGTACTCGAAGGTGCCATCCTCAGCGCCACCAATGCCCTTGTACTTGTGCCCTGCACCAGTGCAGTGAAGAAAGCTTCGTCCGAATGTTGGAATGCCAAGCAGAATCTTTTTGGGAGGGAATCCTTTGGACATGAGATACGAAACCCCTGAAGAAGCCGATGTCTCTTCCTTGTCCATGGCGTAAAGTTGTGCGTGGTGACCGGCTTTGGGGGTCCACGAACCGAAAAAGTCGTAGGCCATCAAATTGATGAAATCCAGGTATTCGGCAATCTCCATCAAATCTAGAAACTGCAAGACAGCCTTGGCTGCAGGAAGTGCAGCGGTGAGGACATAATGCTCCTCGGGGAGGTGAATTCGGACGGCTGCTAGTAGAGCCAAAAAGTCATAACCTTGTTGCGCATCACAAGGGTACTCCCATGCAACTGTTTGGAAAAGTTGGTCAGTTTCTTGTGTCACAGTAACAAAACTGAGGCAGTTTCAAATGACTCACTGTCGATTCCATCTAGGCCAGAGGCCTCGACAAGTCCTCTGGCTGATCGAGCAAAGTTGTCTCGCAGAAGAGTGCTTGATGCCACGACGGGGAAGATTTCTGACGAGTTTCCTCCACCAATTGACAAAACAActcgaagatgaggatgttttTGCTTAAGATGCATCAGAGATCCTAAACCTCCCTGAACACCATCAACAGGCGCACCAGCGTCCGCCCACTCATCGCTTAACTAAACGAGTCAGTATCATCCACTGCCGAGACTTGTAGTGAAAACTTACAAATACACCACCATCGGCTGAAACACTGGCGTATGCGTAATAGACATGATTGATGCAACTGTAGTTAAGCATGCCCGGTGTATCTCCTTGGTATATCCGGTAGTTGGGGAAGTATACAGCGTTTGTGAACATGACATCAGACAAGTTGGAAGCCATCTTGGACtttcttgaggagctcatGTTGGGTGGTttgagagagggagagacagaagagaagagaggaagaagaaaaaagtcaaGTCTGACACACAGGTTTAAAAGAATAAGAGAAAAATGTTCACCGAGTATTTGTTGCTTCGAGTGTGTCCAGCAAGAACCTGCATAAACCTGGGATCAAAATCTTCGAGGTACAACTAAGAACTGGTGTGTCGGTCAACAACGTTAGGCACCAAAAACTTTCTGATGAAATTCCATGATTGCGAACGAGAAGGATCCGAGCTATATAACGCTCAACACCACACCAGCGCAACTAGCTAATAGAAGGAGGGTCATC from Fusarium pseudograminearum CS3096 chromosome 1, whole genome shotgun sequence encodes the following:
- the SYN1 gene encoding SYN1; translated protein: MEPLAHNGSSFAQSDPNAILNECRDIDRGIDTVEQNLEQLRMIQQRTLDDADSSGSSAANRQLDALSTETMSLYRELTERVRTIKSSPEASSAKNNPHVTRIDRRLKAAITQYQQVESQFRKRTQDQMARQYRIVRPDASEQEIQAAVEDTTGGQVFSQAMMQSDRQGRARAALSAVQDRHQALQKIEQQMVELAQLFQDMDTLVVQQEAAVTQIEQKGEEVVENLDKGNEEIGVAVNTARKTRKKKWICLGICVAIIVVIVIIVLIYIFVIKGQNNNNNNNGNNNKRRAIEAASDAIMHTAVMPSRLARRVAGGNEAASLISSVAGRIHMPQLPNN